One genomic segment of Salarias fasciatus chromosome 8, fSalaFa1.1, whole genome shotgun sequence includes these proteins:
- the fgf21 gene encoding fibroblast growth factor 21: MFSFANNHFSAFFLIISFPFSLSFYLPDSNPLFSFSSQVREGHLYTDNHRRGVYMQISQDGRVSGSDARTPYSVLQLKSVQPGHVIIKGQSSSLYLCVDGRGHLRGQSQYSEADCTFRELLLADGYTRFISSHYGFPISLASRHSPDQPSVPFTRFLPLRNTVAVETVSVPPPDRSFNVDSDDLLGMGLQSVVSPHFSAEK, from the exons atgttttcatttgcaaacAACCACTTCTCTGCATTTTTCTTAATCATCTCATTTCCTTTCTCACTGTCGTTCTATCTCCCCGACTCCAACCCGCTGTTTTCCTTCAGTAGTCAAGTCAGAGAAGGACACCTCTACACAG ATAACCACAGACGCGGGGTGTACATGCAGATTTCTCAGGATGGGAGAGTGTCGGGCAGTGATGCTCGGACGCCGTACA gTGTGTTGCAGCTGAAGTCTGTTCAACCAGGACACGTCATCATCAAGGGACAGTCGTCGTCCCTGTATCTGTGTGTGGACGGCAGAGGTCACCTGAGAGGGCAG AGCCAGTACTCAGAGGCAGACTGCACCttcagggagctgctgctggctgatgGATACACCCGTTTCATCTCCTCGCACTACGGCTTCCCCATCTCGCTGGCGTCCAGACACTCTCCAGACCAGCCCTCAGTCCCCTTCACCCGCTTCCTCCCACtcagaaacactgtggcagTGGAGACCGTCTCTGTGCCGCCGCCAGACAGAAGCTTCAACGTGGACTCCGATGACCTTCTCGGGATGGGTctccagtctgtggtcagtcCTCATTTCTCAGCAGAGAAGTGA
- the LOC115393024 gene encoding potassium voltage-gated channel subfamily A member 7-like, translating to MESGDPLPNDGREKEGHGETDKHLKNQLNAEEKGEKENKGDEKEKKKDRRRSGSLWRNGWALSERLAINVSGMRYETQLRTLAQFPNSLLGDPRRRSRYFDPLRNELFLDRNRACFDAILYFYQSGGRLRRPANIPLDIFMDELLFYELGEDIMSRFKEDEGFPKEEQRPLPSNEIQRNLWMLFEHPESSSGARIIAIISVMVIVVSILIFCLETLPDLRHDREPSQSQAKNGSESAAPSPSVFQDPFFMVETMCICWFSFELVMRFACAPSKMHFFKDVMNIIDFFAILPYFVTLGTELAKDNDASPATSLAIIRVIRLVRVFRIFKLSRHSKGLQILGQTLRASMRELGLLIFFLFIGVILFSSAVYFAEADHNATDFVSIPHGFWWAVVTMTTVGYGDMYPATVWGKMVGSMCAIAGVLTISLPVPVIVSNFSYFYHRETECEDHTVYTHVQTGLWDDEEPDEEGEETEEGYPDPEGEYYAIEGICNPLNGTLLGGLCTGQGREYKGGNFYLREPLVTQV from the exons ATGGAAAGCGGGGACCCACTGCCCAACGAcggcagagagaaggagggccACGGCGAGACGGACAAACACCTGAAGAACCAGCTGAACGCcgaggagaaaggagagaaggagaacaAAGGGGatgagaaggagaagaagaaggacagGCGGCGTTCGGGGTCCCTGTGGCGGAACGGCTGGGCGCTGAGCGAACGGCTGGCCATCAACGTCTCGGGGATGCGGTACGAGACGCAGCTCCGCACTTTAGCCCAGTTCCCCAACTCCCTGCTGGGCGACCCCAGGAGAAGGTCGCGCTACTTCGACCCGCTCCGGAACGAGCTGTTCCTGGACCGAAACCGGGCCTGCTTCGACGCCATTCTATATTTCTACCAGTCGGGCGGGAGGCTCCGGCGGCCCGCCAACATCCCGCTGGACATCTTCATGGACGAGCTGCTGTTCTACGAGCTCGGGGAGGACATCATGAGCCGCTTCAAGGAGGACGAGGGCTTCCCgaaggaggagcagaggccTCTGCCGTCCAATGAAATCCAGAGGAATCTGTGGATGCTGTTCGAACACCCGGAGTCCTCGTCTGGAGCGCGGATCATCGCCATCATCAGTGTGATGGTGATCGTGGTGTCCATCCTCATCTTCTGCCTGGAGACTCTGCCCGACCTCAGGCATGACCGAGAG CCCTCTCAGTCTCAGGCGAAGAACGGATCGGAGAGCGCGGCCCCTTCGCCGAGTGTTTTCCAGGACCCCTTCTTCATGGTGGAAACCATGTGTATATGCTGGTTCTCCTTTGAACTGGTCATGCGCTTCGCCTGCGCTCCCAGCAAGATGCACTTCTTCAAGGACGTCATGAACATCATCGACTTCTTCGCCATCCTGCCGTACTTCGTCACTCTGGGGACGGAGCTGGCCAAGGACAACGACGCCTCCCCCGCCACGTCTCTGGCCATCATCAGAGTCATCCGGCTGGTGAGGGTCTTCAGGATCTTCAAGCTGTCTCGCCACTCCAAGGGTCTCCAGATCCTCGGCCAGACGCTCAGGGCCAGCATGCGCGAGCTGGGCCTGCTCATCTTCTTCCTGTTCATCGGAGTCATCCTCTTCTCCAGCGCCGTCTACTTCGCCGAGGCCGACCACAACGCCACGGACTTCGTCAGCATCCCGCACGGCTTCTGGTGGGCCGTCGTCACCATGACCACGGTGGGCTACGGAGACATGTACCCGGCCACCGTGTGGGGTAAGATGGTGGGCTCCATGTGCGCCATCGCGGGCGTCCTCACCATCTCCCTGCCCGTGCCGGTCATCGTGTCCAACTTCAGCTATTTCTACCACCGAGAGACCGAATGCGAGGACCACACCGTGTACACCCACGTCCAGACGGGTCTGTGGGACGACGAGGAGCCCgacgaggagggggaggaaaccGAGGAAGGGTACCCAGACCCGGAGGGAGAGTATTACGCCATTGAAGGCATCTGTAATCCACTGAATGGAACTCTGCTGGGCGGACTGTGCACAGGACAGGGCAGGGAGTACAAAGGAGGAAACTTCTACCTGAGGGAACCGCTGGTCACTCAGGTTTAG
- the LOC115393021 gene encoding liprin-alpha-3-like, whose amino-acid sequence MMMCEVMPTISEDGRSGTGGGPSSPAGAGVGGAGGAMGGGGFSGREPRGGGDEGGSTGNLESLMVNMLTERERLLENLRETQESLGTAQLRLRELGHEKESLQRQLSIALPQEFAVLTKELNVCREQLLEREEEIAELKAERNNTRLLLEHLECLVSRHERSLRMTVVKRQAQSPAGVSSEVEVLKALKSLFEHHKALDEKVRERLRVALERVSMLEDQLAASSQEVISLRDQIKRRQQGVDGGKDRLPNGPSSGLEDGELDRQREGEIERQRAELSQLRERLALMCRQVGEIEEQLAAARREVTKSEEANQKLQREVKEALCQREDMEERITTLERRYLSAQREATSLHDIKDKLENELASKESLHRQSEEKNRQLQERLDEAKQKLQQTLQRAETLPEIEAQLAQRVAALNKAEERHGNFEERLRQMEAQLEEKNQELQRARQREKMNDEHNKRLSDTVDKLLSESNERLQLHLKERMAALEEKNALSEELSNMKKIQDDLLANKEQLLAELERIQLELDQLRGRPGSSYSRSLPGSASELRYPQGGGSLPAGYGSSSSGVVVRRHRGRWGASRDDGNKYGEWDSGTMLVPGFEGGVEGGCSDDEDDRETLFGSELLSPSGQTDVQTLAIMLQEQLEAINKEIKLIQEEKESTELRAEEIESRVSSVALDASPLPPSSLGGRDSVGRGYMTPSITSSTLASPSPPSSGHSTPRLPHSPARETERQNSKEGEECRALALIDSTPPPVPRALRLDRMTHTHPGAGLDDHREFRSLSADGATTASQDSLHKASKKKSIKSSIGRLFGKKEKGRIGAPGRESASLASTPSDDLGSADPLGLAKLGTGTVEKDRRSKKKHDLLEEACRQGLPFASWDGPTVVTWLELWVGMPAWYVAACRANVKSGAIMANLSDTEIQREIGISNPLHRLKLRLAIQEMVSLTSPSAPASTRSSTSNIWMTHAEMESLTAATKPEQKEFSWDQILAYGDMNHEWVGNEWLPSLGLPQYRSYFMESLVDARMLDHLTKKELRGQLKMVDSFHRVSLHYGIMCLKRLNYDRKELERRRDESQHQNQDVMVWSNERVMCWVQSIGLKEFADNLLESGVHGALLALDDTFDYTDLALLLQIPNQNTQARQLLEKEYNALISMGTERRPDEDGTKTFTRSPSWRKMFREKDLRGVTSDSSETLPANFRASAISTPSVTLRKVQSEVNSGPRGESGSVRTYSC is encoded by the exons ATGATGATGTGCGAGGTGATGCCCACCATATCCGAGGATGGGCGAAGCGGCACCGGCGGAGGCCCGTCCTCGCCcgccggggccggggtcggGGGCGCCGGGGGCGCCATGGGCGGAGGCGGATTCAGCGGCAGGGAGCCCCGAGGCGGAGGAGACGAGGGCGGCAGCACGGGGAACCTGGAGTCCCTCATGGTCAACATGCTGACGGAGCgggagaggctgctggagaaccTGAGGGAGACGCAGGAGAGCCTGGGGACGGCGCAGCTCCGCCTCCGAGAGCTCGGCCACGAGAAGGAGTCGCTCCAGAGGCAGCTGTCCATCGCTCTGCCGCAG GAGTTTGCTGTGTTGACTAAAGAGCTGAACGTTTGCCGGGAGCAGCTtctggagagggaggaggagattgCCGAGCTCAAGGCGGAGAGAAACAACACACGT ctgctgctggaacacCTGGAGTGTCTAGTGTCTCGCCACGAGCGCAGTCTGAGGATGACGGTGGTGAAAAGACAAGCCCAGTCCCCTGCAGGCGTTTCTAGCGAGGTGGAAGTCCTCAAGGCCCTTAAATCCCTCTTTGAGCATCACAAGGCCTTGGATGAGAAG GTTCGGGAGAGGCTCCGCGTGGCCCTCGAGCGGGTGTCCATGTTGGAGGATCAACTTGCAGCATCTTCTCAAGAG GTAATCTCTTTAAGAGACCAAATTAAAAGACGTCAACAAGGGGTGGACGGCGGTAAAGAT CGACTACCCAATGGGCCGTCCTCTGGCCTGGAGGATGGGGAGCTCGACAgacagagggaaggagagatAGAGCGGCAGAGAGCCGAACTCTCCCAGCTGAGGGAGAGGCTGGCCCTCATGTGCCGGCAG GTTGGGGAAATAGAGGAACAGCTTGCGGCCGCCAGGAGGGAGGTGACAAAGTCGGAGGAGGCCAATCAGAAGCTCCAACGGGAAGTGAAAGAG GCTCTTTGCCAAAGAGAAGACATGGAGGAGAGAATCACAACGCTAGAGCGGAG GTACCTCAGTGCCCAGAGGGAGGCGACTTCTCTCCACGATATCAAAGACAAGCTGGAGAATGAACTGGCCAGCAAGGAGTCCCTGCACAGACAG agtgaagagaagaacaGACAACTACAGGAACGTCTGGACGAGGCCAAACAGAAGCTCCAGCAGACCCTGCAGAGGGCAGAGACATTGCCGGAGATTGAGGCCCAGCTCGCCCAGAGAGTGGCTGCTCTCAATAAG GCTGAGGAGCGCCACGGAAACTTTGAGGAGCGACTACGACAAATGGAGGCCCAACTTGAGGAAAAGaaccaggagctgcagagg GCGAGGCAGAGGGAGAAGATGAATGACGAACACAACAAACGCCTCTCAGACACGGTGGACAAACTTCTATCCGAGTCCAACGAGAGACTTCAGCTCCACCTCAAAGAGAGGATGGCAGCACTGGAGGAAAAG AACGCTCTCTCCGAAGAGCTCTCCAATATGAAGAAAATCCAAGACGATCTCCTCGCTAATAAG GAGCAGCTCCTGGCCGAGCTGGAGCGAATCCAGCTGGAGTTAGATCAGCTGAGAGGCAGACCAGGCTCCTCTTATTCCAG ATCTCTTCCAGGGAGCGCCTCGGAGCTGCGGTACCCCCAGGGTGGCGGCTCGCTCCCGGCCGGCTACGGCAGCTCCTCTAGTGGGGTGGTGGTCAGGCGGCACCGGGGCCGGTGGGGGGCTTCTAGGGACGATGGCAACAAG TACGGAGAGTGGGACAGCGGCACAATGCTGGTTCCTGGGTTTGAGGGTGGTGTGGAGGGTGGCTGCTCTGATGACGAGGATGACAGGGAGACTCTGTTTGGATCGGAGCTGCTCTCGCCCAGCGGGCAGACTGATGTCCAGACTCTGGCCATCATGCTGCAGGAGCAACTGGAGGCCATAAACAAAGAGATTAA GCTGATtcaagaggagaaggagagcacAGAGCTGAGGGCGGAGGAGATCGAGAGTCGGGTCAGCAGCGTGGCCCTCGATGCCTCGCCCCTCCCACCTTCCTCTCTGGGAGGGCGGGACAGCGTTGGAAGGGGCTACATGactccctccatcacctcctccacgcTGGCCTCCCCCTCGCCGCCCAGCTCCGGACATTCCACCCCCCGCCTGCCCCATTCACCTGCcagggagacggagagacag AACAGCAAAGAGGGTGAAGAATGCAGAGCCCTGGCCTTGATTGAttccacccctccacctgttCCTCGAGCTCTGCGACTGGACCGGatgacacacactcatccaggCGCCGGCCTCGACGACCACCGGGAGTTTCGCAG TCTCTCCGCTGACGGAGCGACCACGGCCAGCCAGGATTCCCTCCACAAAGccagcaaaaagaaaagcatcaagTCGTCCATCGGCCGGCTCtttggcaaaaaagaaaagggaaggaTCGGCGCGCCGGGCCGCGAATCTGCTTCCCTGG CGTCCACTCCCTCCGATGACCTGGGCTCAGCGGACCCGTTAGGCCTGGCGAAGCTCGGGACTGGAACCGTGGAAAAAGACCGGCGCAGCAAAAAGAA GCACGACTTGTTAGAGGAGGCCTGCCGCCAGGGTCTGCCCTTCGCCTCGTGGGATGGCCCCACTGTTGTTACATGGCTTGAG CTGTGGGTCGGGATGCCGGCGTGGTATGTGGCAGCGTGCCGTGCCAACGTGAAGAGCGGCGCCATCATGGCGAACCTGTCGGACACGGAGATCCAGAGGGAGATCGGAATCAGCAACCCTCTGCACCGGCTCAAGCTGCGCCTGGCCATCCAGGAGATGGTCTCCCTCACCAGCCCGTCCGCACCCGCAAGCACACGCTCT TCCACCAGTAACATTTGGATGACCCACGCTGAGATGGAGTCCCTCACTGCCGCCACCAAACCA GAGCAGAAGGAGTTCAGCTGGGATCAG ATCCTGGCTTATGGAGACATGAACCATGAGTGGGTGGGGAATGAATGGCTGCCCAGTCTGGGTCTGCCACAGTATCGCTCCTACTTCATGGAGTCGCTGGTGGATGCGCGCATGCTCGACCATCTCACCAAGAAAGAACTGAGGGGCCAGCTGAAGATGGTGGACAGTTTCCACAG GGTGAGTCTTCACTACGGCATCATGTGCTTGAAACGCTTGAACTACGACAGaaaggagctggagaggaggagggacgagAGCCAGCATCAGAATCAAG ATGTGATGGTCTGGTCCAATGAGCGAGTGATGTGCTGGGTTCAGTCCATCGGTCTGAAGGAGTTTGCCGATAACCTGCTGGAAAGCGGCGTCCACGGAGCTCTGCTGGCGCTCGACGACACATTCGACTACACCGACTTGGCGCTCCTTCTTCAGATACCAAATCAGAACACACAG GCGAGGCAGCTCCTGGAGAAGGAGTACAACGCTCTCATCTCTATGGGGACAGAGAGGAGGCCAGATGAG GACGGCACGAAGACGTTCACCCGCTCGCCGTCCTGGAGGAAGATGTTCCGGGAGAAGGACCTGCGCGGCGTGACCTCCGACTCCTCAGAGACGTTACCTGCCAACTTCCGTGCCTCCGCCATCTCGACCCCCTCCGTCACCCTGAGGAAAGTCCAGAGCGAAG tAAACTCTGGTCCAAGAGGAGAGTCGGGGTCCGTGAGAACGTATTCCTGCTAG